Below is a window of Candidatus Cloacimonadota bacterium DNA.
AAAAATCTATAGATGGGGTTATAAGGATTTTGCACAATCCAGCTTGCTATTACTCTGGCAAAAATGATCAAATTATACATGTTGATCATCTGGATAATAACCAGTATAATTAGAACATGAGGAGAAAACGCCATTTAATCTAG
It encodes the following:
- a CDS encoding YggT family protein, with product MINMYNLIIFARVIASWIVQNPYNPIYRF